TGACCGgagcgaaggtgtcggtgaagtcgatGCCAGCACGCTGTCTGAAGCCCCGAACGACCCAGCGCGCTTTATAGCGATCAAAAGTACCATCAGGACGGAGCTTGTGTTTGAAGACCCACTTCCCGGTAATCACGTTGGCATGCCGGGGACGGGGAACAAGCTGCCACGTCCGATTGCGCAACAGGGCGTCAAACTCCTCTTGCATCGCAGCCATCCAGAGCGGGTCACGAAGAGTGGCTCGGACGGAGGATGGCAATGGCGACGGCTCAGAGGTGGACGCCGCATGGACGTAGTCATCCGCGGTGTAGCGCGAGCTCGGGCAAAAAACGCCCGTACGGGCGCGGGTGACCGGACCGGCCACAGGTGCCGGAGGCGCGGGGGCCTGGGGCGCCGGGGACGCTGGGCGCCGGGGGCGCCGAGGGGGCCGCGGAGGCCAGTGTCGCGGCTGTAGGAGGCGCCGCATGCGAGGGACGCGCCTCAAAGCCAGGGCGGGCCAAGAGAGGCGCGCGAGCGCCCTGGGAGTGGCGTCGAGGAGCCCGCGTCACCGGTGGTGGGAGGAACAGCCGGGGGTACCTGCTGAAACGGAAACACATGCTCATCAAAGTAAACGTGCCGAGAAGTGAACACACGGTGGGAGACGGGATCGTAGCACCGATATCCCTTGGAGTTGGAAGGGTAGCCGATGAAGATGCAAGCGACAGAACGAGGTGCGAGTTTGTGAGGAGCGGAGTCCGCAGTGCTAGCATAGCAAAGGCACCCGAAAATACGCAAATCATCATAAGATGGGGGCGTACCGAAGAGAAGATGGTGAGGTGCATAGTTCCACCGTGGGCGGCAAGGGCGAAGGTTAAGGAGAAGTGAAGCAGTAGCGAGTGCATCCGGCCAGAAATGAGGCGGCACATTAGCATGGAACAGGAGCGTCCGAACGCAGTCGTTCAGAGTGCGAAGGACGCGTTCGGCTCGACAGTTCTGCTGTGAAGTATACGGGCATGTGAGACAAAAAACTGTGCCGTGGTGCGACACAAAAGTGCGGAAAGCAAGATTATTGAACTCTTTTCCATTGTCAATCTGAAGAGCAAGGATGGGACGCCCAAACTACGTGCTGACATAGGAGTAAAAAGCCAACAAAGTGGAGAGTGCATCCGACTTTCATCGTAAAGGAAACGTCCACACGTAGTGAGAATAATCATTAAGAATAATCAGATAATATAAATAGCCCGAATTACTAGGAACCGGAGAGGTCCACACATCGCTATGAATCAACTGAAAAGGAAAAGAAGCTATGGTGGTGGAGTTATTAAACGGAAGGCGAACATGTTTGCCGACACGACAGGCATGGCAGGTGTGATCCTCTATCTTAttacaactgaaactgaaactcctaagAATATGACGAAGTGTGACGGGGTTGGGATGACCCAAACGAGCCTGCCAGAGATCGACGCCGGCGGAGAGAGCAACCGGTGCGGTGGTGGAGGTGGACGACGGATGCACTGGATATTGCTCGTCGAGGTTGTCACATCGGTGAAGTACCATCCTGGTTCAAGCGTCCTTGACACAAAAACCAAGctcgtcaaattcaacagtaaCAGGATTTTCACGAGTTAAACAACGAACGGAAACAAGATTCTTAATAAGATGAGGTGACACAAATATGTTAGACAAAGTAATAGGCATAGAAGTAGAAGGAAAAGAAGTGTGCCCAACATGTGTGATAGGTAGTGTGGAACCGTCGCCGACAATGATGCGGCGGTCGGTGGTGACACGAGTGAAGGAGGCAAGATTATCAGGATGAGCAAACATGTGAGCCGTAGCCccggtgtccatgtaccaatcaCCGCCTCCAGTGTAGTTGTTCGGCGTAGGCGCAACGTGCAGCGCGGCGAGGAGCGCCGGATCCCAAGGTGCCGGCGGCAGGGCCAgcgagggcggcggcgaggcCACAGGGAGATCGTAGGCGCCGCTCATCTGCGGCGGTGGGTATCCTCCGTACGGCTGCGGAGCCGCGTAGAACGCCTGGTGCACCGGTGGGCGCGGCACCGGAAGCGTCGGTGCAGGAGCCCGTGGAACCGGCATGGTGTACGCATAGACAACACCGGTCCAGGGGTTGTAGCCGGAGGTCCATGGGGGCGGCACCTGGAGCTGCTGTGGCGCCTgaaactgctgctgctgctggccaGCTTGCTGCGGCTGCTGCTGCGGACCGCCGCGGCGGCCACCGCGCCGGCCCCCGTGGCGCGTTTCAGCGGGGGGCGCGGGCGGGCCATATGGCAGTGGCAGGAGCCCCGGCTGCTTGGGCGCCGGGAAAGGCGCCTGATGACGCTGCTGGGGTGCCAGGGTAGCGGAAGGCGCCGGAGGCCCGCCGCGGGTGGTGCCGGTGGCGAGGGCGGTGTGGATGGCGCGCGTCTTCACCTGCTTCATCCGCCGCTCCTCCAAGCGGAGGTACGCAACGAACTTGGCGAAGCACGGGTTGGGGATGAGGCTGAGGTTCCCCGCGGCGTTGTCGAAATCCTCGTTGAGCCCGGCGGCGAGCGTGCTGAGGAGGAGGTCATCATTGACCTTGGCGCGATGTCGCGAAGCTCGTCAGTGATAGTCTTAAGGCGGCGACAATAGTCGTCGATGGAGGTGTTGTACTGATGACACCCAAAGAACTCTTGCTACAGAAAAACGCGACGCTGGAGCTTGTTATCGGTGAAGAGCCCGTTCAGCTTGGTCCACACGGCGCAGGCATCATCACCGTCCATCACGACCGTCTGGAAGAGGTCGGGCGTGATGGTGAGGAAAAACCAGCGGATGATCGTGGTGTCGATGGTGGGCCAGTCATGAAACTCGGGAACGAGGCTGGAGTCGACGGTGCCGTCCACGTGGTCCATGAGATGATACTCCCAGAACACGAGGGAGAAATACGTCTTCCACGTGTGGTAGGAGGAATCCGCCTGCGAGAGACGAACCGGCACCCGCTCGAGGATGTT
This genomic window from Aegilops tauschii subsp. strangulata cultivar AL8/78 chromosome 4, Aet v6.0, whole genome shotgun sequence contains:
- the LOC109779842 gene encoding uncharacterized protein yields the protein MSSGTSSVSTNSNPFADANLPDVNDLRRLNILERVPVRLSQADSSYHTWKTYFSLVFWEYHLMDHVDGTVDSSLVPEFHDWPTIDTTIIRWFFLTITPDLFQTVVMDGDDACAVWTKLNGLFTDNKLQRRVNDDLLLSTLAAGLNEDFDNAAGNLSLIPNPCFAKFVAYLRLEERRMKQVKTRAIHTALATGTTRGGPPAPSATLAPQQRHQAPFPAPKQPGLLPLPYGPPAPPAETRHGGRRGGRRGGPQQQPQQAGQQQQQFQAPQQLQVPPPWTSGYNPWTGVVYAYTMPVPRAPAPTLPVPRPPVHQAFYAAPQPYGGYPPPQMSGAYDLPVASPPPSLALPPAPWDPALLAALHVAPTPNNYTGGGDWYMDTGATAHMFAHPDNLASFTRVTTDRRIIVGDGSTLPITHVGHTSFPSTSMPITLSNIFVSPHLIKNLVSVRCLTRENPVTVEFDELGFCVKDA